Proteins encoded within one genomic window of Gigantopelta aegis isolate Gae_Host chromosome 2, Gae_host_genome, whole genome shotgun sequence:
- the LOC121387372 gene encoding uncharacterized protein LOC121387372, giving the protein MNLPRWFSHRVRITPRHSKSSPPLRNRCAGLPVTAVYQRDGRRVAIVLYAILGQRPKRTDHSPYFILREFGISKSLACKIFNSWIPLLALKLKDLIVWLPKETLRACCPESFLENFARTTCIIDCAETFIQRSTNLRSRGETYSNDKSHNTAKYLVAISPHGQIMFISKAFGGRASDKVIVENSGLLNYLISGDEVMADRGFTIEKLLFSRQIKLNIPAFTKGKDQLTGEEVTATRRIARVRIHVERAARRLKVFKILSTTVPVSCLNLFDDILIVCSALVNLRGDLIRDVQDSD; this is encoded by the exons ATGAACCtcccccggtggtttagccaccgggttcGGATCACCCCGCGCCACTCCAAGTCCAGTCCTCCTCTTCGGAACAG GTGCGCGGGTCTTCCGGTCACCGCCGTATATCAGCGTGACGGTCGCCGAGTCGCCATTGTGCTCTACGCGATACTTGGACAAAGGCCCAAGCGCACGGATCACAGCCCCTACTTCATCCTTCGAGA GTTTGGAATTTCCAAAAGTTTGGCATGCAAAATATTCAATAGCTGGATACCACTTCTTGCCCTTAAACTGAAAGATCTAATTGTTTGGCTTCCAAAGGAAACTCTGCGAGCTTGCTGTCCAGAATCCTTCCTCGAGAATTTTGCTCGTACAACCTGTATTATTGACTGTGCTGAAACATTTATTCAGAGATCTACCAACTTGAGAAGTAGGGGTGAAACATACAGCAATGATAAATCACATAATACCGCTAAATATCTTGTTGCAATTTCGCCACATGGACAGATCATGTTCATCTCTAAGGCATTTGGAGGGAGGGCAAGTGACAAGGTTATTGTGGAAAACAGCGGACTATTAAATTACCTTATTTCCGGCGATGAAGTTATGGCTGACAGGGGATTtactattgaaaaattattgttttctagACAAATTAAACTCAACATTCCAGCATTCACCAAAGGAAAAGACCAACTTACGGGAGAGGAAGTGACAGCGACTAGACGAATTGCCAGAGTGAGAATTCACGTAGAGAGAGCGGCCAGGAGGCTGAAAGTGTTTAAAATACTTAGTACAACTGTCCCAGTTTCATGTCTAAATCTGTTTGATGATATCCTAATTGTGTGTTCTGCCCTTGTCAATCTTAGAGGGGATCTCATTCGTGATGTTCAAGACAGtgactaa
- the LOC121376924 gene encoding uncharacterized protein LOC121376924 yields MSDMSDASSITSWTDDLREWPNVMYGDIYNYFITSKAIDGQDMKNFKSLQSFNYFQSGHVGKIVHHKYSSNQNKIVLKADVRRSQSIHKSSNVAHVLCQMNGTILSGWCSCMAGQGLSCSHVGALLWTIEHAVRNGLTGVSCTDETVKWNQGTKRNIEPKPIANIQFKKPKLADDIPDDATDVSTRPVHVTPMFLTHADFQEFVNNSILAPLFNINGTTISKSYISTPVSAHTPQQPHETHTSMSSCQKCTSCTKNCR; encoded by the coding sequence ATGTCTGATATGTCCGATGCGTCATCCATCACTTCATGGACTGATGACCTAAGAGAATGGCCCAATGTCATGTATGGAGATATTTACAACTATTTCATAACATCAAAAGCTATTGACGGTCAGGATATGaaaaactttaaaagtttacagagctttaattattttcagagTGGGCATGTCGGTAAAATTGTACATCATAAATATTCtagtaatcaaaacaaaatagtctTGAAGGCTGACGTTAGGCGATCACAGTCAATACATAAATCTTCAAATGTTGCGCATGTCCTTTGTCAAATGAATGGCACAATACTCAGTGGCTGGTGTAGTTGTATGGCAGGCCAAGGTCTTTCGTGTAGCCATGTAGGCGCACTTCTGTGGACAATTGAACATGCCGTAAGAAATGGTCTCACAGGTGTCAGCTGTACAGATGAAACCGTGAAGTGGAACCAAGGTACAAAACGGAACATAGAACCAAAACCAATAGCAAACATAcagtttaaaaaaccaaaactagCAGACGATATACCAGATGACGCCACTGACGTGTCCACTAGGCCTGTCCACGTAACGCCCATGTTTCTCACTCATGCCGATTTTCAAGAATTTGTTAACAATTCTATTTTGGCACCACTGTTTAATATTAATGGAACTACAATCAGTAAAAGTTATATAAGTACACCAGTCTCAGCTCATACACCCCAACAGCCTCACGAAACGCACACATCCATGTCATCCTGCCAAAAATGCACCAGTTGTACCAAAAATTGTAGATGA